One genomic window of Elaeis guineensis isolate ETL-2024a chromosome 2, EG11, whole genome shotgun sequence includes the following:
- the LOC105054119 gene encoding pentatricopeptide repeat-containing protein At1g74750 isoform X1 has product MLRTKQLGTLSHCARSFYLSGSRCGSADGASCTCSEDESCVSKRQSNNTFKQKKGNLVDEAPANAGSTCLSSAIGSIGHHSSGYTASAPHVISSTSSLKSSSSYVNRKINCANESGHASGNDLLHSSKLTAERYVKAGIASVGMFSELVNYRIPAANQHVLFAPQNGVVDSTQPFTTSKSSNSKPRNRANNPRTEPNASANIVGGSNSNSTAQNGTGNKASKAGYVKSKQNMPGTSVMSHGSPVDMKSQRQCIPQREKFHSDSFISDAKPGGRTSEKKVAFASAENIKSANKSRHPMRSTRLYAGASSAGLSIKSGHAVEQYYQTLQQLKWGPTTEEALDNLHFKLDAYQANQVLKLLRDHSVALEFFKWLKCQLGFKHDVHTYTTMIGILGQARQFGAMRRLLDEMIRDGLHPTVVTYNRLIHAYGRANYIGEAVRVFQEMQAAGYEPDRVTYCTLIDIHAKAGFLEVALGLYRQMQEVGLSPDTFTYSAMVNCLGKGGHLAAAYKLFCEMIEQGCVPNLVTYNIMIALQAKARNYTSVMKLYRDMQAAGFRPDKITYSIVMEVYGQCGRLDEAESVFMEMKRDWVPDEPVYGLLVDLWGKAGNVDKARSWYQAMLDGGLQPNVPTCNSLLSAFLKVHRFSDAYDVLQNMLGLGLVPSLQTYTLLLSCCTGTHSRMGLCCQLMAMTGHPAHTFLLSLPDAEPGGQNVRYHASSFLDLMHTEDRESKRALMDAIIDFLHKSGLKEEAGLVWEVAAQRNMYPDSVREKSSSYWLINLHVMSEGTAKTALSRTLAWFHRQMLASGVGLQRIDIITGWGRRSRVTGSSLVRQSVQELLNQFQFPFFTENGNSGCFVGYGESLNRWLLNSYVDRMHLA; this is encoded by the exons ATGTTGCGAACAAAGCAACTTGGTACTCTCTCCCATTGTGCTAGGTCCTTCTATCTTAGTGGTTCAAGATGTGGGAGTGCAGATGGAGCTTCATGTACTTGCTCTGAAGATGAAAGTTGTGTTTCAAAAAGGCAGTCTAATAACACTTTCAAGCAGAAGAAAGGCAATTTAGTGGATGAAGCTCCAGCAAATGCAGGATCTACCTGTTTATCGAGTGCGATTGGATCAATTGGTCATCACAGTTCAGGTTACACAGCTTCAGCCCCGCATGTCATCTCCTCTACCTCTTCTTTGAAATCAAGCTCAAGTTATGTTAACAGAAAAATCAACTGTGCTAATGAGAGTGGTCATGCCTCCGGGAATGATTTGCTGCATTCGTCTAAGCTGACTGCTGAGCGCTATGTCAAGGCAGGCATTGCATCTGTTGGCATGTTCTCTGAGTTAGTGAATTACAGGATCCCGGCAGCCAACCAGCATGTCCTTTTCGCACCCCAAAATGGCGTGGTTGATTCTACCCAGCCCTTTACTACCAGCAAGTCTTCTAATAGCAAGCCCCGTAACAGAGCTAATAATCCCAGAACTGAGCCAAATGCATCTGCTAACATAGTAGGAGGATCTAATTCAAATTCTACAGCTCAGAATGGTACTGGAAATAAAGCTTCAAAGGCTGGTTATGTAAAATCTAAGCAAAATATGCCTGGAACATCAGTTATGTCTCATGGATCGCCAGTGGATATGAAGAGTCAAAGGCAGTGTATACCGCAGAGAGAAAAGTTCCATTCTGACAGCTTCATATCAGATGCCAAGCCTGGAGGAAGAACCTCAGAAAAGAAAGTGGCATTTGCATCTGCCGAGAATATTAAGTCTGCTAATAAGTCTCGACATCCAATGAGATCCACAAGATTGTATGCAGGTGCTTCTTCTGCAGGTCTTTCCATAAAGTCAGGGCATGCAGTTGAACAATATTACCAGACATTACAACAGTTAAAATGGGGACCAACAACAGAAGAGGCTTTGGATAATCTACATTTCAAACTGGATGCATACCAAGCAAATCAGGTACTTAAATTGCTCCGTGATCACTCTGTTGCTCTTGAATTTTTCAAATGGTTAAAATGTCAGCTTGGATTCAAACATGATGTGCATACTTATACCACCATGATTGGTATCCTTGGCCAAGCAAGGCAGTTCGGTGCTATGAGAAGACTTCTAGACGAGATGATCAGGGATGGTCTCCACCCAACTGTAGTAACTTACAATCGTCTAATTCATGCCTATGGCCGTGCTAATTACATAGGTGAGGCTGTTAGAGTGTTCCAGGAGATGCAGGCAGCTGGTTATGAGCCCGACCGAGTGACTTACTGCACGCTCATTGATATCCATGCAAAAGCTGGATTTTTGGAGGTTGCGCTGGGCTTGTATCGACAGATGCAAGAAGTAGGCCTGTCACCAGACACTTTCACATACAGTGCAATGGTCAATTGCCTTGGAAAAGGTGGGCATCTTGCTGCTGCATACAAGCTGTTCTGTGAGATGATCGAACAGGGCTGTGTTCCAAATCTGGTTACATACAATATCATGATTGCTCTGCAGGCAAAAGCAAGGAACTATACTAGCGTAATGAAGCTTTACAGAGACATGCAGGCTGCTGGATTTCGTCCTGATAAGATCACCTACAGTATTGTTATGGAGGTTTATGGTCAGTGTGGGCGTCTTGATGAAGCAGAATCTGTGTTTATGGAGATGAAACGTGATTGGGTTCCTGATGAACCTGTGTATGGTCTTCTTGTGGACTTATGGGGTAAAGCTGGCAATGTAGACAAGGCTCGATCATGGTATCAAGCGATGCTTGATGGAGGCCTGCAGCCTAATGTACCCACATGCAATTCTCTGCTGAGTGCATTTCTTAAGGTGCACAGGTTCTCGGATGCCTATGATGTGCTTCAGAACATGCTCGGACTGGGACTGGTCCCCTCACTGCAAACATACACTCTTCTTCTCAGCTGCTGTACTGGGACACACTCACGGATGGGGTTGTGTTGTCAACTCATGGCCATGACAGGTCACCCAGCTCATACATTCCTTCTATCACTGCCAGATGCAGAACCAGGCGGACAAAATGTGAGGTACCATGCAAGTAGTTTCTTGGATCTGATGCACACCGAGGATAGGGAGAGTAAGAGGGCTCTCATGGATGCCATTATAGATTTCCTTCACAAGTCAGGCCTTAAGGAGGAGGCTGGATTGGTATGGGAGGTGGCCGCACAGAGAAATATGTATCCAGATTCAGTCAGGGAGAAGAGCTCCTCATATTGGCTCATTAACCTCCATGTGATGTCTGAGGGAACTGCAAAGACAGCATTATCAAGGACCCTTGCATGGTTCCATAGGCAGATGCTAGCCTCAGGTGTCGGGCTCCAGCGTATCGATATTATTACCGGCTGGGGCAGGCGAAGTAGAGTTACAGGGTCATCATTGGTTCGGCAGTCTGTCCAGGAGCTGCTCAATCAATTCCAGTTTCCCTTCTTCACTGAAAACGGCAACTCAGGGTGTTTCGTGGGATATGGGGAGTCTCTTAACAGATGGCTGCTAAATTCTTATGTGGACCGCATGCATTTAGCATA G
- the LOC105054119 gene encoding pentatricopeptide repeat-containing protein At1g74750 isoform X2, whose translation MLRTKQLGTLSHCARSFYLSGSRCGSADGASCTCSEDESCVSKRQSNNTFKQKKGNLVDEAPANAGSTCLSSAIGSIGHHSSGYTASAPHVISSTSSLKSSSSYVNRKINCANESGHASGNDLLHSSKLTAERYVKAGIASVGMFSELVNYRIPAANQHVLFAPQNGVVDSTQPFTTSKSSNSKPRNRANNPRTEPNASANIVGGSNSNSTAQNGTGNKASKAGYVKSKQNMPGTSVMSHGSPVDMKSQRQCIPQREKFHSDSFISDAKPGGRTSEKKVAFASAENIKSANKSRHPMRSTRLYAGASSAGLSIKSGHAVEQYYQTLQQLKWGPTTEEALDNLHFKLDAYQANQVLKLLRDHSVALEFFKWLKCQLGFKHDVHTYTTMIGILGQARQFGAMRRLLDEMIRDGLHPTVVTYNRLIHAYGRANYIGEAVRVFQEMQAAGYEPDRVTYCTLIDIHAKAGFLEVALGLYRQMQEVGLSPDTFTYSAMVNCLGKGGHLAAAYKLFCEMIEQGCVPNLVTYNIMIALQAKARNYTSVMKLYRDMQAAGFRPDKITYSIVMEVYGQCGRLDEAESVFMEMKRDWVPDEPVYGLLVDLWGKAGNVDKARSWYQAMLDGGLQPNVPTCNSLLSAFLKVHRFSDAYDVLQNMLGLGLVPSLQTYTLLLSCCTGTHSRMGLCCQLMAMTGHPAHTFLLSLPDAEPGGQNVRYHASSFLDLMHTEDRESKRALMDAIIDFLHKSGLKEEAGLVWEVAAQRNMYPDSVREKSSSYWLINLHVMSEGTAKTALSRTLAWFHRQMLASGVGLQRIDIITGWGRRSRVTGSSLVRQSVQELLNQFQFPFFTENGNSGCFVGYGESLNRWLLNSYVDRMHLA comes from the coding sequence ATGTTGCGAACAAAGCAACTTGGTACTCTCTCCCATTGTGCTAGGTCCTTCTATCTTAGTGGTTCAAGATGTGGGAGTGCAGATGGAGCTTCATGTACTTGCTCTGAAGATGAAAGTTGTGTTTCAAAAAGGCAGTCTAATAACACTTTCAAGCAGAAGAAAGGCAATTTAGTGGATGAAGCTCCAGCAAATGCAGGATCTACCTGTTTATCGAGTGCGATTGGATCAATTGGTCATCACAGTTCAGGTTACACAGCTTCAGCCCCGCATGTCATCTCCTCTACCTCTTCTTTGAAATCAAGCTCAAGTTATGTTAACAGAAAAATCAACTGTGCTAATGAGAGTGGTCATGCCTCCGGGAATGATTTGCTGCATTCGTCTAAGCTGACTGCTGAGCGCTATGTCAAGGCAGGCATTGCATCTGTTGGCATGTTCTCTGAGTTAGTGAATTACAGGATCCCGGCAGCCAACCAGCATGTCCTTTTCGCACCCCAAAATGGCGTGGTTGATTCTACCCAGCCCTTTACTACCAGCAAGTCTTCTAATAGCAAGCCCCGTAACAGAGCTAATAATCCCAGAACTGAGCCAAATGCATCTGCTAACATAGTAGGAGGATCTAATTCAAATTCTACAGCTCAGAATGGTACTGGAAATAAAGCTTCAAAGGCTGGTTATGTAAAATCTAAGCAAAATATGCCTGGAACATCAGTTATGTCTCATGGATCGCCAGTGGATATGAAGAGTCAAAGGCAGTGTATACCGCAGAGAGAAAAGTTCCATTCTGACAGCTTCATATCAGATGCCAAGCCTGGAGGAAGAACCTCAGAAAAGAAAGTGGCATTTGCATCTGCCGAGAATATTAAGTCTGCTAATAAGTCTCGACATCCAATGAGATCCACAAGATTGTATGCAGGTGCTTCTTCTGCAGGTCTTTCCATAAAGTCAGGGCATGCAGTTGAACAATATTACCAGACATTACAACAGTTAAAATGGGGACCAACAACAGAAGAGGCTTTGGATAATCTACATTTCAAACTGGATGCATACCAAGCAAATCAGGTACTTAAATTGCTCCGTGATCACTCTGTTGCTCTTGAATTTTTCAAATGGTTAAAATGTCAGCTTGGATTCAAACATGATGTGCATACTTATACCACCATGATTGGTATCCTTGGCCAAGCAAGGCAGTTCGGTGCTATGAGAAGACTTCTAGACGAGATGATCAGGGATGGTCTCCACCCAACTGTAGTAACTTACAATCGTCTAATTCATGCCTATGGCCGTGCTAATTACATAGGTGAGGCTGTTAGAGTGTTCCAGGAGATGCAGGCAGCTGGTTATGAGCCCGACCGAGTGACTTACTGCACGCTCATTGATATCCATGCAAAAGCTGGATTTTTGGAGGTTGCGCTGGGCTTGTATCGACAGATGCAAGAAGTAGGCCTGTCACCAGACACTTTCACATACAGTGCAATGGTCAATTGCCTTGGAAAAGGTGGGCATCTTGCTGCTGCATACAAGCTGTTCTGTGAGATGATCGAACAGGGCTGTGTTCCAAATCTGGTTACATACAATATCATGATTGCTCTGCAGGCAAAAGCAAGGAACTATACTAGCGTAATGAAGCTTTACAGAGACATGCAGGCTGCTGGATTTCGTCCTGATAAGATCACCTACAGTATTGTTATGGAGGTTTATGGTCAGTGTGGGCGTCTTGATGAAGCAGAATCTGTGTTTATGGAGATGAAACGTGATTGGGTTCCTGATGAACCTGTGTATGGTCTTCTTGTGGACTTATGGGGTAAAGCTGGCAATGTAGACAAGGCTCGATCATGGTATCAAGCGATGCTTGATGGAGGCCTGCAGCCTAATGTACCCACATGCAATTCTCTGCTGAGTGCATTTCTTAAGGTGCACAGGTTCTCGGATGCCTATGATGTGCTTCAGAACATGCTCGGACTGGGACTGGTCCCCTCACTGCAAACATACACTCTTCTTCTCAGCTGCTGTACTGGGACACACTCACGGATGGGGTTGTGTTGTCAACTCATGGCCATGACAGGTCACCCAGCTCATACATTCCTTCTATCACTGCCAGATGCAGAACCAGGCGGACAAAATGTGAGGTACCATGCAAGTAGTTTCTTGGATCTGATGCACACCGAGGATAGGGAGAGTAAGAGGGCTCTCATGGATGCCATTATAGATTTCCTTCACAAGTCAGGCCTTAAGGAGGAGGCTGGATTGGTATGGGAGGTGGCCGCACAGAGAAATATGTATCCAGATTCAGTCAGGGAGAAGAGCTCCTCATATTGGCTCATTAACCTCCATGTGATGTCTGAGGGAACTGCAAAGACAGCATTATCAAGGACCCTTGCATGGTTCCATAGGCAGATGCTAGCCTCAGGTGTCGGGCTCCAGCGTATCGATATTATTACCGGCTGGGGCAGGCGAAGTAGAGTTACAGGGTCATCATTGGTTCGGCAGTCTGTCCAGGAGCTGCTCAATCAATTCCAGTTTCCCTTCTTCACTGAAAACGGCAACTCAGGGTGTTTCGTGGGATATGGGGAGTCTCTTAACAGATGGCTGCTAAATTCTTATGTGGACCGCATGCATTTAGCATAG